In Helicobacter bilis, a genomic segment contains:
- the hemW gene encoding radical SAM family heme chaperone HemW, protein MLLYIHIPFCDSKCGYCAFFSQVNKENMITPYFQALLKDIKHTLKHFSVKKITSIFVGGGTPNFVDSKHYKEIFNLLMPLCASDCEITFEMNPNLITHSWLSEIKGLGANRLSIGVQSFYDDKLQMLERVHSYDDICRAFDIAYKHIENISLDLIYDCKLDTNKRMEYELESALKLPISHLSAYSLSIDSNSRFGDRKAYSLQSRESFGVFVRDFLQKKGFRQYEVSNFSYKNKCRHNLGYWNGEAYLGVGASSVGRVDSVRYFATPNLEQYITNPFQRKEEALSQNDLNFESIFMGFRSEIGVEKSLLNKTKLKYVIESNLCYEYDNRIYANDFFLADSIALYLS, encoded by the coding sequence TTGCTTTTATACATACACATTCCATTTTGTGATTCTAAGTGTGGGTATTGTGCGTTTTTCTCACAAGTCAATAAAGAGAATATGATTACGCCATATTTTCAAGCATTACTAAAGGATATAAAGCACACATTAAAGCATTTTAGCGTAAAAAAGATTACAAGCATTTTTGTTGGCGGTGGCACACCAAACTTTGTAGATTCCAAACATTATAAAGAGATATTTAATCTTTTAATGCCATTGTGTGCGAGTGATTGTGAGATTACTTTTGAGATGAATCCAAACTTAATTACACACTCTTGGCTTAGCGAGATAAAGGGGCTTGGGGCGAATCGATTAAGCATTGGGGTGCAAAGCTTCTATGATGATAAACTGCAAATGCTTGAGCGAGTGCATAGCTATGATGATATTTGTAGGGCGTTTGACATTGCTTATAAGCATATTGAAAATATCAGCCTTGATTTAATCTATGATTGCAAACTTGATACAAACAAACGCATGGAATATGAGTTAGAATCTGCCCTAAAACTGCCTATTAGCCATCTCTCAGCATATAGTTTAAGCATAGATTCTAATTCTCGTTTTGGCGATAGAAAGGCTTATTCCCTGCAATCTAGGGAGAGTTTTGGTGTGTTTGTGCGTGATTTTTTACAAAAAAAAGGTTTTAGGCAGTATGAAGTATCAAATTTTTCATATAAAAATAAATGCAGGCATAATCTAGGCTATTGGAATGGAGAGGCATATCTTGGCGTTGGGGCGAGTTCTGTTGGTAGAGTGGATTCTGTGCGTTATTTTGCCACACCAAACTTAGAGCAATATATCACTAATCCATTTCAAAGAAAAGAAGAAGCATTAAGTCAAAATGATCTTAATTTTGAGTCTATTTTCATGGGTTTTAGAAGTGAAATCGGTGTAGAAAAAAGTCTGCTAAATAAAACAAAGCTAAAATATGTGATTGAGAGTAATTTATGCTATGAGTATGACAATAGAATCTATGCGAATGATTTTTTTCTTGCAGATTCCATTGCGTTATATCTTAGTTGA
- the dcd gene encoding dCTP deaminase, with protein MGLKSDLWIKEMSKKGMIEPFCEKQVGQNIVSYGLSSYGYDIRVGSEFMIFTNIGATLVDPKSFDERNVVEVDASEKGYCLVPPNSFALARTIEYFRMPRNVLAICLGKSTYARCGIIVNVTPFEPEFEGHITIEISNTTPLPAKIYANEGIAQVLFLEGDSPCEISYKDKKGKYQGQKGITLPKVLHNKDL; from the coding sequence ATGGGTTTAAAGTCTGATTTATGGATTAAAGAGATGAGTAAAAAGGGTATGATTGAGCCATTTTGTGAAAAGCAAGTGGGGCAGAATATCGTAAGCTATGGGCTATCAAGCTATGGATATGACATTCGCGTGGGTAGTGAATTTATGATTTTTACAAATATCGGTGCGACTTTGGTTGATCCTAAAAGCTTTGATGAACGCAATGTTGTAGAAGTCGATGCAAGTGAAAAGGGCTACTGCCTTGTGCCGCCAAACTCTTTTGCCCTTGCACGCACGATAGAATACTTTAGAATGCCACGCAATGTGCTTGCTATCTGTCTTGGCAAAAGCACTTATGCAAGGTGTGGGATAATTGTGAATGTTACGCCTTTTGAGCCAGAATTTGAGGGGCATATCACCATTGAGATTTCAAATACAACGCCACTCCCAGCAAAGATTTATGCAAATGAAGGCATAGCCCAAGTGCTATTTTTAGAGGGCGATTCGCCTTGTGAGATAAGCTATAAAGATAAAAAAGGCAAATACCAAGGACAAAAGGGCATTACACTACCTAAGGTTTTACACAATAAAGATTTATGA